The following are from one region of the Sardina pilchardus chromosome 4, fSarPil1.1, whole genome shotgun sequence genome:
- the tril gene encoding TLR4 interactor with leucine rich repeats, which produces MASFCLAVCLCERRDILMACEGRGLSSIPQCHHLNPAVRLMNLSGNVIRSIGSTDFTFLPKLTILDLHLNSIKVIPCSTFRFQNNLTELNLGNNRISSLHCQIDSKRPGHLSLDYSNQLNSKDRVNTFDGLGDLQKLRLNSNKLTSLSSRSFASLKSLKALHLENNQIKVLETDTFKGLYNLNELDLSGNRLVLLKPPDFEGLSKLKVLKLNGNHLLRIQRDTFIHCKQITEIDLRHNLLTDLEQSAFHSLSHLNILKLNDNNMSSLDPQVFDSNVQLSYLGLNENPWNCSCGLLRIKQWLEFTGSTTASVLVKCCQPDSVRGQYLDVMSSALTQSLGSVCSQAELHVQPGTSESTPNTRMTKQDVSSRESPRAHRRVGRTAPRRLVKRTRGGVDGLQYPEQPADATQTRSAALSTGNGSFTSAPQVRNVTGACAYNEHILLNLGSVTVSSDSVFLRWTVTGQASPGVYFRIMYDQFDTKTKFSRFVNIRQGMACTLSDLRPETPYFICVESVVDERACPVASRDLCVGVVTEPQAVSGPEPETVILIFTGINSLSIVAILGLLACLGLALQRRLPTDALSLVYARNRCGSCAMCTVQMSDLNSAVNTNSSNTGTYQPNDADAIDLPPGH; this is translated from the coding sequence ATGGCCTCTTTTTGCCTGgcagtgtgtctatgtgagcgTAGGGACATATTGATGGCCTGTGAGGGACGGGGACTGAGCAGCATTCCACAGTGTCACCATCTCAATCCAGCAGTCAGGCTAATGAACTTGTCTGGTAATGTCATAAGGTCGATCGGATCAACGGACTTCACATTCTTGCCAAAGCTGACTATTTTGGATCTTCATTTGAACTCGATAAAGGTAATTCCATGCTCAACATTTCGTTTCCAGAACAATTTGACAGAGCTTAATCTGGGAAACAACAGGATCTCCTCATTACACTGTCAAATTGACTCCAAACGGCCAGGACATCTCTCTCTGGATTACTCCAACCAACTTAATTCTAAAGATCGAGTGAATACCTTTGATGGACTTGGTGACCTTCAGAAACTGAGACTCAATAGCAACAAGCTGACAAGCCTGAGCAGTAGGTCATTTGCAAGCTTAAAATCGTTAAAGGCTCTTCACTTGGAAAACAATCAGATAAAGGTTTTGGAGACAGACACGTTTAAAGGACTTTACAATCTGAATGAACTGGATCTCTCAGGCAACAGACTGGTTCTACTCAAACCACCAGACTTTGAAGGGTTGTCCAAACTGAAGGTGCTGAAATTAAACGGAAATCACCTCCTTAGGATCCAAAGGGACACTTTCATACACTGCAAACAAATCACAGAAATAGACCTACGTCACAATCTCCTCACAGACTTGGAGCAGTCGGCTTTTCATAGTTTATCGCATCTAAATATTTTGAAGCTAAACGATAATAACATGTCATCACTGGATCCCCAGGTATTTGACAGCAATGTTCAGTTGTCCTATCTAGGTTTGAACGAGAACCCGTGGAACTGCAGCTGCGGGCTACTTCGGATAAAACAATGGCTGGAATTCACTGGCAGCACAACTGCCAGTGTGCTTGTGAAGTGCTGTCAACCAGACAGTGTGCGAGGGCAGTACCTGGATGTCATGAGCAGTGCACTGACCCAGAGCCTGGGGAGCGTGTGCAGCCAAGCAGAGCTCCATGTCCAACCCGGAACCAGCGAGTCCACCCCAAACACACGGATGACAAAACAAGATGTGTCCAGTCGTGAGAGCCCTCGCGCTCACAGAAGGGTTGGACGGACCGCTCCGAGGCGGCTTGTCAAGCGCACACGCGGCGGTGTGGATGGACTGCAGTACCCTGAGCAGCCAGCAGATGCCACACAGACGAGATCTGCAGCACTGAGCACAGGGAATGGATCCTTCACCAGCGCACCTCAAGTCAGGAATGTAACGGGTGCCTGTGCTTACAATGAGCACATTCTCCTCAACCTGGGGTCTGTGACTGTCTCCTCGGATTCAGTGTTCTTAAGATGGACAGTGACTGGACAAGCCAGCCCAGGTGTTTATTTCAGAATCATGTATGATCAGTTTGACACAAAGACAAAGTTCAGCCGCTTTGTCAACATCAGGCAAGGCATGGCGTGCACGCTGAGTGACCTGCGGCCAGAGACTCCTTACTTCATCTGCGTGGAGAGCGTCGTGGACGAGCGCGCCTGCCCAGTGGCCTCTCGTGACCTTTGCGTAGGCGTGGTCACGGAGCCCCAGGCGGTGTCCGGCCCTGAGCCTGAGACGGTCATCCTCATCTTCACGGGCATCAACAGCCTGTCCATCGTGGCCATCCTGGGCCTGCTGGCCTGCCTGGGGCTGGCGCTGCAGAGGAGACTGCCCACTGACGCCTTGAGCTTGGTCTACGCCCGGAACAGATGCGGCTCGTGCGCCATGTGCACCGTCCAGATGTCTGACCTCAACTCCGCCGTGAACACCAACAGCTCCAACACCGGAACATACCAGCCCAACGACGCAGATGCCATAGACCTGCCACCTGGACACTGA